The genome window CTGTTTGCCCATGCATAGTTTGCTGCTGCCTTCATTGCAGCAAGGTAATCCTGGGCCTCAGGGCTTTCAAATGGCGCGCATGCAAGCTCTCTATCAGGCAGTTCGATTTTATATTTACTCACAGCCCTTTCCATCACCTCAAGAAAGTCTGTGCATACCTGGTGTCCAAACCCGCGGGAGCCTGTATGAATCATCACAGTTATCTGATTTTTAAAGAGTCCGAGGGCATTGGCTGCTTTTTCATCATAAATCTCATCCACATATTGAATCTCAGTGAAGTGATTCCCTGAGCCCAATGTCCCTTGCTGCGCCCTTCCCCGCTCATAAGCCTTTTTGCTTATTATGTCAGGGTCTGCGCCATCAATACAACCGCCTGATTCTGTGTGCTCAAGGTCATCCCTGCTCCCAAAACCCTGCGCAACTGCCCATCCTGCGCCTTTTAATAAAAGCTCTCTTTCGTCTTCAGGCCCGAGGCGGATTTTCCCCTTTGAGCCAACTCCAGATGGTATTGCGTTATATAGGGCCCCAACGAGGTCCTTTATCCTCGGAATAACCTCTTCCTTTTTGAGGTTACTCCTGAGGAGACGGACCCCTCAATTTATGTCGTAGCCGACTCCTCCAGGAGAGATTATTCCCTCTTTCAAATCAAAGGCTGCAACACCACCTATGGCAAATCCATAGCCTGTATGTATGTCAGGCATTGCCATAGATGCCCTGATTATCCCTGGAAGTGTTGCCACATTTGCAACCTGCTCTATGGACTGATTCTCAAGCTCTTTTTCAAGGACATTATCCACATAGATAATTCCATCCACCCTCATGCCAGGCTTGTAGTTTTTCGGGATTTCTATCTTTGTAGCATCAATCCTCCGTAGCTTCTCCAGATTCATAAAATCACCTCCTTTGTCAATGATTTTTTTGACTATCGACTGACGACTGTTCTTAGTTATATATCAAATATTACTGTGAGCTCCCATGTGGAGTCAGTTTTTTTTAGTGAAAGCATGTGATAGGTGGCTGCTTTTATGAGCAGCCTGCTCTCATTGCTTTCAGGGTCAAAGGTTGCTCCGAAGACCTTTGCTTTGAGTTTTTTATCCTCAATGTTTACCTTGAATCTTTTACCTATAAAGCCATAGGTATCAAAATAAAAAATCAGTTCATTCAGCCACCTCACAAGAAGGGAATCATTGTCCGATGCTTCAATCGCTATTTCTTTTTCTTCTTTCTCGGATACAGCATCTGTATTTGTTATAAGTTCAAACATGCCGAGGGCAGCATTCTCAAAAAGCTCTTCCAGTTCTTGTGCCCAGACCCTAAGGCCTACATCTCCTGATATGTCGAGTGTCTCAAATTTTTTCATCAATAAAAAAATAAATGGAAGTGGGGATATTCTCTTGATAAAATTATATCAGATGTCGCATTCCCATTGCCAATCAAGAGTTTTTGTGGTATAGGATTTTAATAAGGTCTACGACCTATAAGGAGGCAAAATGGTCTACAAAAATTATATAGATGGCGAATGGGTATTGGCTCAAAAAGAAAAGACCCTTGAGAGCATAAATCCTGCAAATAAAGATGAGGTTATTGGTATTGTCCCAAGGTCAGGGCCTGAAGATGTTGATGCGGCTGTGAAGGCTGCAAGGAGAGCTTATGAAGAATGGAGACTCATGCCTGCTCCAGGGCGCGGGGAAACAATCTTCAGGGCTGCTGAACTTCTCTTCAAGGGGAAAGAGGAGATCGGAAGCCTTGTTACAAGAGAGATGGGTAAGGTGCTGCCTGAAGGTCTTGGGGATGTGCAGGAGGCAATAGATATGGCCTATTACATGGCAGGTGAGGGCAGGAGGCTCAGCGGCGAGACTGTTCCATCAGAGCTCCCTGATAAGGATTGTAAGTCCCTGAGAGTGCCCATTGGAGTCTTTGCACTGATTACTCCCTGGAACTTTCCAGTGGCAATTCCAGCCTGGAAGATATTTCCTGCCCTTATTTCAGGCAATACAGTTGTGTTTAAGCCATCAAGCTATACGCCTGTATGTGCTGCAAGACTCGTTGAGGTTCTTGCTGAGGCTGGCTTACCAAAGGGGGTACTGAATCTTGTACATGGTACAGGAGCAGAGGCTGGAGACTATCTAATTTCCCATCCAGAAATAGACGGCATAAGTTTTACCGGTTCATCTGCTGTAGGTTTTGAGGTAGCTTCTGTATGCGCAAGGCTTGGCAAAGAAGTCTCCTGCGAGATGGGAGGAAAGAATGCTATTATTGTTATGGATGATGCGGATTTAGATCTTGCAGTGGAAGGTGCTATATGGGGAGGTTTTGGCACAACAGGCCAGAGGTGCACTGCAGCAAGCAGGGTTGTTGTCCACAAAAATGTCTATGATGAGTTTATCGAGAGGTTTGTTAAATCAGCATCAAAATTAAGGCTCGGTGATGGCTTGAATCCTGATACAGATGTCGGCCCCCTCATAAATGAGGAACAGAAAAAAAAGGTCCTCGATTACATAAAGATAGGCATCGAAGAAGGTGCGAAGATTGCGACAGGCGGGAAGCCTGTGGAGGAAGGTGAGTTTTTAAAGGGTTTCTTTGTTGAGCCGACTGTATTTTATAATGTCAAACCAGATATGAAGATTGCCCAGGAAGAAATCTTTGGCCCTGTTGTTTGTGTTATAAGAGCCGAAGGCCTTAAAGATGCGATAAGAATTGTCAATGGTGTGAAATATGGCCTTTCTTCCAGCATATATACCAGAGATGTAAATAAGTCGGCCATTGCTGAAAGAGAGCTTGAGACAGGGCTTGTTTATATCAATGCCTCCACAATAGGGGCTGAGATACAACTTCCTTTTGGCGGGATCAAGAAGAGCGGTATTGGCCATAGAGAGGCTGGTGGCAGGGGAGGTGCCCTTGATATGTTTACAAGATGGAAGGTTATTTACAGGGATTTTAGCAGCAGGTTGCAAAAGGCGCAGATAGATAAGGGATAAAGTTAAATCCAAATTACGCAAGGGTGTTATGAAATAGGTTCTAAAATCGTCATTCCCGCGAAGGCGGGAATCCAGACGCCGTCCCCAGTATCAAGTACGGGGCAGGCTCTGCAACTGGATTCCTGCTTGCGCAGGAATGACATAATGGAGAACCTTGCGTAATTCAGGTTAAAGGAAAGCGAAAAGGATTGCGGCAATAAGCTTGA of Nitrospirota bacterium contains these proteins:
- a CDS encoding aldehyde dehydrogenase family protein yields the protein MVYKNYIDGEWVLAQKEKTLESINPANKDEVIGIVPRSGPEDVDAAVKAARRAYEEWRLMPAPGRGETIFRAAELLFKGKEEIGSLVTREMGKVLPEGLGDVQEAIDMAYYMAGEGRRLSGETVPSELPDKDCKSLRVPIGVFALITPWNFPVAIPAWKIFPALISGNTVVFKPSSYTPVCAARLVEVLAEAGLPKGVLNLVHGTGAEAGDYLISHPEIDGISFTGSSAVGFEVASVCARLGKEVSCEMGGKNAIIVMDDADLDLAVEGAIWGGFGTTGQRCTAASRVVVHKNVYDEFIERFVKSASKLRLGDGLNPDTDVGPLINEEQKKKVLDYIKIGIEEGAKIATGGKPVEEGEFLKGFFVEPTVFYNVKPDMKIAQEEIFGPVVCVIRAEGLKDAIRIVNGVKYGLSSSIYTRDVNKSAIAERELETGLVYINASTIGAEIQLPFGGIKKSGIGHREAGGRGGALDMFTRWKVIYRDFSSRLQKAQIDKG
- a CDS encoding archease; translation: MKKFETLDISGDVGLRVWAQELEELFENAALGMFELITNTDAVSEKEEKEIAIEASDNDSLLVRWLNELIFYFDTYGFIGKRFKVNIEDKKLKAKVFGATFDPESNESRLLIKAATYHMLSLKKTDSTWELTVIFDI